In Vicia villosa cultivar HV-30 ecotype Madison, WI linkage group LG7, Vvil1.0, whole genome shotgun sequence, the DNA window GAAAAGGCTTTTAGTTCCAGTTGCAAGACAAGAACGGTATGAAGAAAATCTCAGAGATGATCTCAGTGCAGATCTTCAATTAACATGGGATAAACCCGACTGCAGTTATTGTGAATTTAATCAGCTAATGTGTGGATTCGAAAGCATTTACAACAGTAAAGTTGTCTGTATCTCTGATTACAAAGCAGGTAAAAATGTTCTATGATCTTCAATATGCAATTCTATAAGGTTTATTACTGTATCCAGAGACTAGTTGACCAAAAATGTTTGATGATAAAAAAACATGTTTGAAGAGTTATAAGAAAAATTAAACTAACTTAGGGATGATTGTCTTTCTTACGTGCTCCACATGCTCAGGTTACAAGGAATTACTAGAAAAATATTAGTCAATGGTTTTACCTCAGCTATTGGCAACTTTCCTTTTTGTTTATAATTAATTCCTATTGACTTCATTGGcaaatgaattaaaagaaaaatccaacttggGGACAACTTGCTCAACAAACTAATGGTTCATGAGCATGTTGTATTTTAGATAAATACtgaataaaaagaatttaaatatTTGGGATGACGGCTTGAATTtaatattgaagaaaaaaaattactgtgaaataattaaatttttgtaaCACAAATGCGTGTATCTTTAATCACTGAGATTCACGGCATTAACTACTTACATGTACTGATATTTTCTGGCTTCACTTTTAAGGTACATCGCGACAAGGACTTAAAATTTTCAGAATCATAGCATTATGTGTTACTGGACCAGCTCTAATCTTTGTTATATTAATGGCAAGTTGTGTATGCTACAATGACAGAATAGCAAACATTACCAGAAACGCAGCTTCTAGGTCTGCACCAGCTGCGATAGCACCGCAACCTGAAATCGTAGTAGCTACAGGCTTAGATGAAACCACTATTGAATCTTATGAGAAGGTAGTTCTTGGGGAGAGTCGACGTGTTCCTGGACCGAACGATGGATGTTGTTGGATATGCTTGTCGGAGTACAATAGTAAAGAGACAGTAAGATGCATTCCTGAATGCAAACATTGTTTCCATGCTGATTGCATTGATGAGTGGCTTCGTATTAATAATACGTGCCCTGTTTGTCGAAACTCACCGGCTCCTTCTCCTCTTAATGTTACTTCTAGTAATCTTTGAGTGATCATGGATCATGAAAATCATATATTTTGAAGTTAATAGAGTGTGTAATTCTGTATATATTTATAAATCATTCATGATGTTTGAATGAGATGAAACAAACCATGTTTACATGAAACCATAATTCAGATTTGATGATTAAATATTTTCTTCTTATATTACAATCCAACTTCCAACAATCCTCTGTACATTGAACCATTCACCATTTGGTATAAGGGCTTGAAAATAACATTAACTAAGAAATAAAGCAAAAAAAGTTTTAACTATTTCTGTAACAAAATTCTTGGCTTATACATTCGCCGATGGTTAGGCTCGCAGACAAGAAACTCTCTATTTTAAACTACAATGTCTGTAGATCATCATCTAGAAACACGACTGAGAATAGGGCGTACTGCGGCTTTGAAATCATCGGAAAACTTCTGCTCAGAAAACCTACTTGCTCGTTTCCTTGCAGCAGCGGCCATCTGAAGTCTCCCGGTCTCTGACATCTTAATGACTCTAAAAATTGCGTCTGCATATTCTTCAATAGAGAATGCGAGAAATCCTGTTTGCTGTCCATCTTCTTCCAATACAATGTCCATTTTCGGGCCGGCTGAATTATGAGCTGACAAGCAAACAAACAATGCAAGAATAATCAATATACGTAAACGCATCGCAGGATATAGAGAAAATAAAGTATATTTACGTAAAGGTTTAACTTCTATCACCTACCAATTGGGATGGCACCGGCAGCCATATATTCTACAACACTAATCCCAAAGTGCTCATCTGTCATGGAATGGATGCCAGCAACAGCGCCGCCTAATAGTCCCACCAAATCTCTGTTGGTTGAGGCAATGATCAAATGTGAAAGTAAGAATGCATTTAAAATAAAGGTTCTAaaagtatataaataaaatacagaACAAACTTTATAACATTTTAGTTTGAAGAGAAAATGTTTAGGATcattaaaataatcaaagaaaaaaaaaagccacCGGTACTAACTTGTATGTTACATTCTTGTGGAATTCCACTTGTTCATTCACATTCAACTCAATTGCTTTATCTTTTAACATTTGTAGTCTATCTTCATCTGATTTATTTCTACAGCTGCCGACAAACTGGAGCTTAGGTTTCGGCAAGCCAGAATCTAATCTCTTAATGGCAACTGAAAAGGCCTCAAGTTGGAGACTGTGAGCCTACAATAAATCGAATCATGTAAAGTTAATGTAATCAACATAGGCCAAAATAAGCCACCAAAATGGTTGTACCTTCCATTCACAAGAATGATAGGAGTATGCCTACCTTCTCGGGTCGAAATTGTGCAACAGATATTATTACAGGAATTTCAACCGATCTTTCCAACGGAAGCACCTGCCCATATTGCTAATCTGTTAGAATCAACCGATAATTACCATATAAGGTAATGGCATGCACATGTATACTAAGGATAACTTCAtaacaataaaaaacaaatttcaaacctGAAGTCCTGAAGTATCACAAGGAGGATAAACTCGCTTAATCCGATCTGGAACTCCCCAAAGCTTTTCGATATGGGCTTTGGTCCAAGATGAATTCACCATAGCTAGATGTGCGCAAGATCCAACAATCCCATACA includes these proteins:
- the LOC131616536 gene encoding putative RING-H2 finger protein ATL21A; this encodes MGILKVLFYLIFPVIHASVSNCPFSLCGNFSLPIRFPFQLEGEQSPYCGYPGFTLICSNHRKTILELPNSGEFYVRSINYLTQQIQLYDPDDCLPKRLLSLNFSNSPFTSTFSRDYTFLSCSSQNIGSQFTPIDCLSNSTYFVSAIPSVNLVNPLPGSCSIMKRLLVPVARQERYEENLRDDLSADLQLTWDKPDCSYCEFNQLMCGFESIYNSKVVCISDYKAGTSRQGLKIFRIIALCVTGPALIFVILMASCVCYNDRIANITRNAASRSAPAAIAPQPEIVVATGLDETTIESYEKVVLGESRRVPGPNDGCCWICLSEYNSKETVRCIPECKHCFHADCIDEWLRINNTCPVCRNSPAPSPLNVTSSNL
- the LOC131616535 gene encoding GDP-Man:Man(3)GlcNAc(2)-PP-Dol alpha-1,2-mannosyltransferase, whose product is MTPIKLIIIFSLTLITTKILKLCFSAINARQNRKTAVGFFHPYTNDGGGGERVLWCAVKAIQEENPDLQCLVYTGDHDATPQSLFDRALDRFGVTLLSSPKVVHLYKRKWIEETTYPHFTMIGQSLGSMYLAWEALCKFTPSYYFDTSGYAFTYPLARLFGCKVICYTHYPTISTDMLSRVRQRSSMYNNDALVAKSIWLSQCKIIYYTIFSWLYGIVGSCAHLAMVNSSWTKAHIEKLWGVPDRIKRVYPPCDTSGLQVLPLERSVEIPVIISVAQFRPEKAHSLQLEAFSVAIKRLDSGLPKPKLQFVGSCRNKSDEDRLQMLKDKAIELNVNEQVEFHKNVTYKDLVGLLGGAVAGIHSMTDEHFGISVVEYMAAGAIPIAHNSAGPKMDIVLEEDGQQTGFLAFSIEEYADAIFRVIKMSETGRLQMAAAARKRASRFSEQKFSDDFKAAVRPILSRVSR